ATAAAAAACTTTTTGCAGCTCTTGACTATTCGTCGTTTTCCGGCAGTTTTAGTGGGCGAGGGCCAATATTCGTTGTGAAGGCAACGTTTGTGTGACTGTAGCCGAACTCCTTAAGAGACGCGTTGAATTCATTCAGTTCGGTCATGGTTTTATAGAAAACCTTCAGCTGAACCGAGGCGTCTCCGGTGATGTAGTTGCATTCCACCACATTGGGAATTTTTGAAATGAAGTCAACAAACTTAGGCATTTCAACGTAACTAACGTCAATTCGGACAAATGCTTTGATCAAATAGCCCAACTTTTCGTAATTGACATTGGCGGTATAGCCGTTGATGAACCCATGATTTTCAAGATTTTGCAGGCGAACGGACGCGGATGGCGCGGAGATGAAACATTTTTCAGCGATGCTCTTGATGGATGCCCGGCCGTCTTCTTGAATGATATTTAAAATTTTGCGATCTAATTTGTCCATTCGTTTTCTCCTTAAAAATAGTTTGCGTACATTATACCATTCACCATTTTGAATGGTTTTGAGAAAGCTCGTTGGTAAATGCGTCATGGTATTAATGATAATTGCCACATACAATGAGAATGGCTATAATGAATTTTGTATCTAAAATTCGAATTTAGTAAGGTCTTGAAAAATGATGAAATCGAAAACACCACAATGGAAGAAAAACATGTGGGCGCTTTGGTTCGGCAACTTTGCCACCGGTGCCGGCGCGAGTATGTCAATGCCGTTTCTGCCGCTCTTTATCTCCGAGATGGGCAACTTCCCCAAGTGGCAATTAACGTTATATGCCGGGCTGGCATTCTCAGGCGTGTTCTTGAGTCAGGCGATTGTCTCGCCAATGTGGGGAAATCTGGCTGATAAAACCGGTCGAAAACCAATGCTGCTGAGAGCGGCGATCGGGATGACGATTAG
Above is a genomic segment from Lentilactobacillus buchneri containing:
- a CDS encoding Lrp/AsnC family transcriptional regulator, whose protein sequence is MDKLDRKILNIIQEDGRASIKSIAEKCFISAPSASVRLQNLENHGFINGYTANVNYEKLGYLIKAFVRIDVSYVEMPKFVDFISKIPNVVECNYITGDASVQLKVFYKTMTELNEFNASLKEFGYSHTNVAFTTNIGPRPLKLPENDE